The following are encoded together in the Pleurocapsa sp. FMAR1 genome:
- the cobJ gene encoding precorrin-3B C(17)-methyltransferase, which produces MDNSSFSQFTSIAAIATHPQAAQILTPLSQSTSLQLWLPSTIEKQGNSHHYQGSLKEHLASIWTEHEAFVFCLAAGAVVRLIAPLLKSKAEDPAVVVIDAQGDYVISLCSGHQGQADLLAQLVATQIGATAIITGASHNLSLPAIDTFGFTYGWRKGKGDWTGVMAAIAKQETVQVIQEAGSILWREHLPAKHPFSFGFADAQAETRPQGRIWISSTKRKFAPQGDFPKVQWHPKVLWLGIGCERGTSGELIEQAIDETCRTYHLASEAIAGIASINLKADEIGILEICQRRNLVFKTFDAQQLNQVDVPTPSDVVQQEVGTPSVAEAAAILAGENLLVSKQIFKADALGGAVTIAIAQATVEYLGRTGKLYLVGIGPGNLEQITPAAQTAITEADVVIGYSLYLDLIKSLKRPGQIVEASPITQEQQRAKRAIELAQWGLTVAVVSSGDCGIYGMAGLVLEELQAGGWNGKTPQVKIYPGISALQSAASKVGAPLMHDFCAISLSDLLTPWEVIQTRLTAAASGDFITALYNPRSLKRTQQIVTAQSIFAQHRQPDTPVAIVHSAYREDEQVILTTLDKMLDQSIDMLTTVIIGNTTTRNHANWMITPRGYLGFTAS; this is translated from the coding sequence TTGGACAATTCTTCTTTTAGTCAGTTTACTTCTATTGCCGCGATCGCCACCCATCCTCAAGCAGCACAAATATTAACGCCTTTATCTCAAAGCACCAGCCTGCAACTATGGCTACCTTCTACTATAGAGAAACAAGGCAATTCTCACCATTACCAAGGCTCTCTTAAAGAACATTTAGCGTCTATTTGGACAGAACATGAGGCATTTGTATTTTGCCTGGCTGCTGGTGCGGTGGTAAGACTAATTGCTCCATTACTCAAAAGTAAGGCAGAAGATCCTGCGGTAGTAGTAATTGATGCTCAAGGTGACTATGTAATCAGTCTTTGTAGCGGACATCAGGGTCAAGCAGATTTGTTAGCTCAATTAGTAGCTACTCAAATCGGTGCAACCGCAATTATTACAGGGGCATCCCATAATCTATCATTACCAGCAATTGATACTTTTGGCTTTACCTACGGTTGGCGTAAAGGAAAAGGAGATTGGACAGGAGTAATGGCAGCGATCGCTAAACAAGAAACAGTTCAGGTAATTCAAGAGGCTGGCTCGATTCTGTGGCGGGAACATTTACCCGCAAAACATCCATTTAGCTTTGGATTTGCCGACGCTCAAGCAGAAACTCGCCCCCAAGGGCGAATTTGGATTAGTTCAACTAAAAGAAAGTTTGCTCCGCAAGGAGACTTTCCTAAAGTACAGTGGCATCCTAAAGTATTGTGGCTTGGCATTGGTTGTGAGCGAGGCACATCAGGAGAACTAATTGAGCAGGCTATTGATGAAACCTGTAGAACCTATCACTTGGCTTCAGAAGCGATCGCGGGAATTGCGAGTATTAATCTCAAAGCTGACGAGATAGGCATTCTCGAAATATGCCAGCGACGCAACTTAGTCTTTAAAACCTTTGATGCCCAACAGTTAAATCAGGTAGATGTGCCTACCCCGTCAGATGTGGTACAGCAAGAGGTAGGGACTCCCAGTGTTGCGGAGGCTGCTGCTATTTTGGCAGGAGAAAATCTTTTAGTGTCTAAGCAAATCTTTAAAGCAGATGCTTTGGGAGGGGCGGTAACAATTGCGATCGCTCAAGCTACCGTTGAATATCTTGGACGAACAGGAAAGCTATATTTAGTCGGCATTGGTCCAGGTAACTTAGAACAAATTACCCCCGCAGCACAGACTGCAATCACTGAAGCTGATGTGGTGATTGGCTACAGTCTCTATCTCGATCTAATTAAATCTCTAAAGCGTCCAGGACAAATAGTGGAAGCTTCGCCTATTACCCAAGAACAACAACGAGCCAAAAGAGCTATAGAACTAGCTCAATGGGGTTTAACCGTGGCGGTGGTTTCTTCTGGAGACTGCGGTATCTATGGTATGGCGGGTTTAGTATTAGAAGAATTACAGGCGGGAGGCTGGAATGGTAAAACACCTCAAGTAAAAATCTACCCAGGAATTTCAGCTCTACAGTCAGCAGCCTCTAAAGTTGGCGCACCTTTGATGCACGATTTTTGTGCCATTAGCCTCAGCGACTTATTGACCCCCTGGGAAGTAATTCAAACAAGATTAACCGCAGCAGCCAGCGGAGATTTTATCACCGCCTTATATAATCCGCGATCGCTAAAGCGCACTCAACAAATCGTTACCGCCCAATCAATATTCGCCCAACATCGCCAGCCCGATACTCCTGTGGCGATCGTTCATAGTGCTTATCGAGAAGACGAACAGGTTATTTTAACCACTCTCGACAAAATGCTAGATCAGTCCATCGATATGCTTACTACCGTAATTATTGGCAATACCACCACTCGCAATCATGCCAACTGGATGATTACCCCCAGAGGTTATTTAGGATTTACAGCATCGTAG